The Symphalangus syndactylus isolate Jambi chromosome 8, NHGRI_mSymSyn1-v2.1_pri, whole genome shotgun sequence genome includes a window with the following:
- the MDH1B gene encoding putative malate dehydrogenase 1B isoform X6, with translation MAKFVIAGRADCPYYAKTELLADYLQKNLPDFRIHKITQRPEVWEADLIYDFTWNIIQQDWLKDVCEKNQWSHKNSPIIWRELLDRGGKGLLLGGYNEFLEHAQLYYNVASSMTTELMMVIAQENLGAHIEKEQEEEALKTCINPLQVWITSASAPACYNLIPILTSGEVFGMHTEISITLFDNKQAEEHLKSLVVETQDLASPVLRSVSICTKVEEAFRQAHVIVVLDDSTDKEVFTLEDCLRSRVPLCRLYGYLIEKNAHESVRVIVGGRTFVNLKTVLLMRYAPRIAHNIIAVALGVEGEAKAILARKLKTTPSYIKDVIIWGNISGNNYVDLRKTRVYRYESAIWGPLHYSRPVLNLIFDSEWVKREFVAILKNLTATGRQFGGILAAHSIATTLKYWYHGSPPGEIVSLGILSEGQFGIPKGIVFSMPVKFENGTWVVLTDLKDVAISEQIMTRMTNDLIQEKLVALGDQIHFQPYQSVCSSLQ, from the exons ATGGCCAAATTCGTTATCGCGG GTAGAGCAGATTGTCCATATTATGCTAAAACAGAACTTCTGGCAGACTATTTACAAAAGAATCTTCCTGATTTTCGGATACATAAAATCACACAACGTCCTGAGGTTTGGGAG GCAGATTTAATATATGACTTCACTTGGAATATCATTCAACAGGATTGGCTAAAAGATGTGTGTGAAAAGAATCAGTGGAGTCACAAGAATTCCCCTATCATCTGGAGAGAGCTGTTGGATCGTGGAGGAAAGGGTTTGCTTTTGGGAGGATATAATGAGTTCCTGGAGCATGCCCAG CTTTACTACAATGTCGCCTCTAGCATGACGACTGAGCTGATGATGGTAATTGCTCAAGAGAACCTGGGGGCACATATAGAaaaagagcaggaggaagaagccCTGAAAACTTGCATCAACCCCTTGCAGGTCTGGATCACCAG TGCCTCTGCTCCTGCCTGCTACAACCTAATTCCCATACTGACCAGCGGCGAGGTGTTTGGGATGCATACAGAAATTAGCATAACTCTATTTGACAACAAGCAGGCGGAAGAACATCTCAAAAGCCTTGTGGTGGAGACCCAAGACCTGGCGTCTCCCGTCCTGCGCAGTGTCTCCATCTGCACGAAGGTGGAGGAGGCGTTCCGCCAGGCCCATGTCATTGTGGTGCTGGACGACAGCACCGACAAGGAGGTGTTCACTCTGGAGGACTGCCTCCGAAGCAGGGTGCCTCTGTGCAGGCTCTACGGGTACCTGATAGAGAAAAATGCTCATGAGTCCGTCAGAGTCATCGTGGGAGGGAGAACGTTTGTAAACCTGAAGACAGTTTTACTCATGAGATATGCCCCACGCATTGCACACAACATTATTGCCGTGGCGCTGGGGGTGGAAGGTGAAGCGAAAGCCATACTGGCCAGAAAACTGAAGACAACTCCTTCAT ACATTAAGGATGTGATCATTTGGGGTAATATCAGTGGAAATAATTACGTTGATCTGAGAAAAACAAGAGTGTACAGATATGAGAGTGCCATTTGGGGACCTCTCCATTATTCACGCCctgttttaaatttgatttttgacAG TGAATGGGTAAAAAGAGAATTTGTGGCAATTCTTAAAAACTTGACCGCCACAGGAAGACAATTTGGAGGCATTTTGGCTGCACACAGTATAGCCACTACATTGAAATACTGGTACCATGGCTCACCGCCTGGGGAGATTGTATCCTTAGGAATATTGAGTGAAG GCCAGTTTGGTATTCCTAAAGGGATCGTCTTTTCTATGCCTGTGAAATTTGAGAATGGAACTTGGGTGGTTCTTACAGATCTCAAAGATGTTGCAATAAGTGAACAAATAATGACCAGAATGACAAATGATCTAATTCAG GAGAAACTTGTTGCACTTGGAGACCAGATACATTTTCAGCCATACCAATCAG TCTGCAGTAGtctacagtaa